One window from the genome of Macaca fascicularis isolate 582-1 chromosome 7, T2T-MFA8v1.1 encodes:
- the PAPLN gene encoding papilin isoform X5: protein MQAPKVRRQSDTWGPWGQWSPCTRTCGGGVSFRERPCYSQRRDGGASCVGPARSHRSCRTESCPDGARDFRAEQCAEFDGAEFQGRRYRWLPYYGAPNKCELNCIPKGENFYYKHREAVVDGTPCEPGKRDVCVDGSCRVVGCDHELDSSKQEDKCLQCGGDGMTCYPVTGTFDANDLSRGYNQILIVPAGATSILIEEAAASRNFLAVKNVRGEYYLNGHWTIEAARALPAASTILHYERGAEGDLAPERLHARGPTSEPLVIELISQEPNPGVHYEYHLPLRHPGPGFSWSHGSWSDCSVECGGGHQSRLVFCTIDHEAYPDHMCQRQPRPADRRSCNLHPCPETKRWKAGPWAPCSASCGGGSQSRSVYCISSDGTGVQEAVEEAECSGLPGKPPAIQACNLQRCAAWSPEPWGECSVSCGVGVRRRSVTCRGHGGSLLQTAACSLEDRPPLSEPCVHEDCPLLRDQAWHVGAWGLCSKSCSSGTRRRQVICAIGPPSHCGSLQHSKPVDVEPCNTQPCHLPQEVPSMQDVHTPASNPRMPLGPQESSASDSRGQWWAAQEHPSAGGDHRGERGTHLSALGPAPSLQQPLHQRPLQSGSGPHDCRHSPHGCCPDGHTASLGPQWQGCPGVSCQQSRYGCCPDRVSVAEGPHHAGCTKLYGSDSTRSRPRSRAVASTVHNTHQPQAQQNEPSECRGSQFGCCYDNVAAAAGPLGEGCVGQPSHAYPVRCLLPSAHGSCADWAARWYFIASVGQCNRFWYGGCHGNANNFASEQECMSSCQGSLHGPRRPQPGASGRSTHTVGGSSSPAGEQEPSQHRTGAVVQRKPWPSGGLWRQDQQPGQGEAPHTQAFGEWPWGQELEPRAPGLGGDAGSPAPPFHSSSYRISLAGVEPSLVQAVLGQLVRLSCSDDTAPESQAAWQKDGQPISSDRHRLQSDGSLIIHPLQAEDEGTYSCGSTRPGHDSQKIQLRIIGNDMAVLSEAELSRIPQPRDPGQDFGQAGAAGALGAIPSSHTQPANRLRLDQNQPRVVDASPGQRIRMTCRAEGFPPPAIEWQRDGQPVSSPRHQLQPDGSLVISRVAVEDGGFYTCVASNGRDRDQRWVQLRVLGELTISGLPPTVTVAEGDTARLLCVVAGESVNIRWSRNGLPVQADGHRVHQSPDGTLLIYNLRVRDEGSYTCSVYQGSQAVSRSTEVKVVSPAPTTQPRDPGRECIDQPELANCDLILQAQLCGNEYYSSFCCASCSRFQPHAQPIWQ, encoded by the exons ATGCAG GCTCCCAAGGTGAGGCGGCAGAGTGACACCTGGGGACCCTGGGGCCAGTGGAGCCCCTGCACCCGGACCTGTGGAGGGGGCGTCAGTTTCCGGGAGCGCCCCTGCTACTCCCAGAG GAGAGATGGAGGCGCCAGCTGCGTGGGCCCCGCCCGGAGCCACCGCTCTTGTCGCACTGAG AGCTGCCCCGATGGCGCCCGGGACTTCCGGGCCGAGCAGTGCGCGGAGTTCGACGGAGCTGAGTTCCAGGGGCGGCGGTACCGGTGGCTGCCCTACTACGGCG ccccaaACAAGTGTGAACTGAACTGCATTCCCAAGGGGGAGAACTTCTACTACAAGCACAGGGAGGCTGTGGTCGACGGGACGCCCTGCGAGCCTGGCAAGAGGGATGTCTGTGTGGATGGCAGCTGCCGG GTTGTCGGCTGTGATCACGAGCTGGACTCATCCAAGCAGGAGGACAAGTGTCTGCAGTGTGGGGGTGACGGCATGACCTGCTACCCCGTCACAGGCACCTTTGACGCTAATGACCTCAGCCGAG GTTACAACCAGATCCTCATAGTTCCCGCGGGTGCCACCAGCATCCTCATCGAGGAGGCTGCTGCCAGCAGGAACTTTCTGG CCGTGAAGAATGTTCGTGGGGAATACTATCTCAATGGGCACTGGACCATCGAGGCGGCCCGGGCCCTGCCGGCAGCCAGCACCATCCTGCATTACGAGCGGGGTGCTGAGGGGGACCTGGCCCCCGAGCGGCTCCATGCCCGGGGCCCCACCTCGGAGCCCCTGGTCATTGAG CTCATCAGCCAGGAGCCCAACCCCGGCGTGCACTACGAGTACCACCTGCCCCTGCGCCACCCCGGTCCTGGCTTCAGCTGGAGCCACGGCTCATGGAGTGACTGCAGCGTGGAGTGTGGCGGAG GTCACCAGTCCCGCCTGGTGTTCTGCACCATCGACCATGAGGCCTACCCCGACCACATGTGCCAGCGCCAGCCACGGCCGGCCGACCGGCGCTCCTGCAACCTTCACCCTTGCCCAGAGACCAAGCG CTGGAAGGCAGGGCCATGGGCGCCCTGCTCGGCCTCCTGCGGAGGAGGCTCCCAGTCCCGCTCTGTGTACTGCATCTCGTCTGACGGGACCGGCGTCCAGGAGGCTGTGGAGGAGGCTGAGTGTTCCGGGCTGCCTGGGAAGCCCCCTGCCATTCAGGCCTGCAACCTGCAGCGCTGTGCAGCCTGGAGCCCGGAGCCCTGGGGAGAG TGCTCTGTCAGCTGTGGCGTTGGCGTCCGGAGGCGGAGCGTGACTTGCCGGGGTCATGGGGGTTCTTTGCTCCAAACTGCAGCGTGCTCCTTGGAAGACCGGCCACCTCTCAGCGAGCCCTGCGTGCATGAGGACTGCCCCCTCCTCAGGGACCAGGCCTGGCATGTCGGCGCCTGGGGTCTG TGCTCCAAGAGCTGCAGCTCGGGCACTCGGAGGCGACAGGTCATCTGTGCCATTGGGCCGCCCAGCCACTGCGGGAGCCTGCAGCACTCCAAGCCTGTGGATGTGGAGCCTTGTAACACGCAGCCCTGTCATCTCCCCCAGG AGGTCCCCAGCATGCAGGATGTGCACACCCCTGCCAGCAACCCCCGAATGCCATTGGGCCCTCAGGAGTCCTCTGCCTCGG ACTCCAGAGGCCAGTGGTGGGCAGCCCAGGAACACCCCTCAGCCGGGGGTGACCACAGGGGAGAACGAGGCACCCACCTGTCAGCCCTGGGCCCCGCCCCCTCTCTGCAGCAGCCCCTACACCAGCGACCCCTACAGTCGGGCTCAGGGCCCCATGACTGCAGACACAGTCCTCATGGGTGCTGCCCCGATGGCCACACGGCGTCTCTCGGGCCACAGTGGCAAGGCTGCCCTGGGGTCTCCTGTCAGCAGAGCAG GTACGGGTGCTGCCCTGACAGGGTATCTGTCGCTGAGGGGCCCCATCACGCTGGCTGCACAAAGTTGTACGGCAGTGACAGCACCAGGAGCAGGCCCAGGTCAAGGGCAGTGGCTTCTACA GTCCACAACACCCACCAGCCCCAGGCCCAGCAGAATGAGCCCAGTGAGTGCCGGGGCTCCCAGTTTGGCTGTTGCTATGACAACGTGGCCGCTGCAGCCGGTCCTCTTGGGGAAGGCTGTGTGGGCCAGCCCAGCCATG CCTACCCTGTGCGGTGCCTGCTGCCCAGTGCCCATGGCTCTTGTGCAGACTGGGCTGCCCGCTGGTACTTCATTGCTTCTGTGGGCCAATGTAACCGCTTCTGGTATGGCGGCTGCCATGGCAATGCCAATAACTTTGCCTCGGAGCAAGAGTGCATGAGCAGCTGCCAGGGATCTCTCCACGGGCCCCGTCGTCCCCAGCCTGGGGCTTCTGGAAGGAGCACCCACACGGTTGGTGGCAGCAGCAGTCCTGCAGGCGAGCAGGAACCCAGCCAGCACAGGACAGGGGCTGTGGTGCAGAGAAAGCCCTGGCCTTCTGGTGGTCTCTGGCGGCAAGACCAACAGCCTGGGCAAGGGGAGGCCCCCCACACCCAGGCCTTTGGAGAATGGCCATGGGGGCAGGAGCTTGAGCCCAGGGCCCCTGGACTGGGTGGAGATGCCGGATCACCAGCGCCACCCTTCCACAGCTCCTCCTACAG GATCAGCTTGGCAGGTGTGGAGCCCTCCTTGGTGCAGGCAGTCCTGGGGCAGTTGGTGCGGCTCTCCTGTTCAGACGACACTGCCCCGGAATCCCAGGCTGCCTGGCAGAAAGATGGCCAGCCCATCTCCTCTGACAG GCACAGGCTGCAGTCCGATGGCTCCCTGATCATCCACCCCCTGCAGGCAGAGGACGAGGGCACCTACAGCTGTGGCAGCACCCGGCCAGGCCACGACTCCCAGAAGATCCAGCTTCGCATCATAG GAAATGACATGGCCGTGCTGTCTGAGGCTGAGCTGAGCCGCATCCCTCAGCCCAGGGACCCAGGTCAGGACTTTGGCCAAGCGGGGGCTGCTGGGGCCCTGGGGGCCATCCCCTCTTCACACACACAGCCTGCAAACAG GCTGCGTTTGGACCAGAACCAGCCCCGGGTGGTGGACGCCAGTCCAGGTCAGCGGATCCGGATGACCTGCCGTGCCGAAGGCTTCCCGCCCCCAGCCATTGAGTGGCAGAGAGATGGGCAGCCTGTCTCTTCTCCCAG ACACCAGCTGCAGCCTGATGGCTCCCTGGTCATCAGCCGAGTGGCTGTAGAAGATGGCGGCTTCTATACCTGTGTCGCTTCCAATGGGCGGGACCGAGACCAGCGATGGGTCCAGCTCAGAGTTCTGG GGGAGCTGACAATCTCAGGACTGCCCCCTACTGTGACAGTGGCAGAAGGTGACACCGCCAGGCTGTTGTGTGTGGTAGCAGGAGAAAGTGTGAACATTCGGTGGTCCAG GAATGGGCTACCTGTGCAGGCTGACGGCCACCGTGTCCACCAGTCCCCAGATGGCACACTGCTCATCTACAACTTGCGGGTCAGGGATGAGGGCTCCTACACATGCAGCGTCTACCAGGGGAGTCAGGCAGTCAGCCGCAGCACCGAGGTGAAGGTGGTCTCACCAG